The genomic region TGGGGACTGCCGAAGTCGAAAGCGCGCTCGTGCTCCACAAGGATGTATCCGAGGCCGCCGTGGTCGGCATGCCGCACGAGGTCAAAGGCCAGGGCATCTATGCCTATGTGACGCTCAACGTGGACACAGAGCCGAGCGAAGAGCTGCGCAAGGAGCTCGTCGGCTGGGTCCGTACCGAGATCGGTCCGATTGCCTCGCCCGATGCGATCCAGTTCGCCCCCGCCCTACCCAAGACCCGCTCCGGCAAGATCATGCGCCGCATCCTGCGCAAGATAGCCGAAGGCGATGTCAGCAGCCTGGGCGATACGAGTACGCTGGCTGAACCGGCCGTGGTCGACGATCTGGTCGCGAACCGGGTTGGCTAGTCGCGCGGGTTGAGCGGCGTCAGCAGGCTGCGGGCGGCGACCCAATCCTGGAGCGCGGAGAGATCCGCGATGCGCACGGCGCGATAGGCGGTTTCGACGAGACCAGCCTCGGCGAGCTCAGTTAATACTTTCCCCGTGGTAACGCGGCTGGTGGCGATGGCTTCGGCCAGCGCCGACTGGCTGGCGCGGACGATGTGATGATCGCCATCCGGCTCGGCGAGATCGACCAGCGCTTTTGCAAGCCGGGCATTGGCGGGGAGCCGTCGCTGATCGTCGAGCCGTTCGAGCGCCAGTGACAATTGCCGCGCGAGGCTTACCAGCAGATGATCGCGAATGGCGGGCTGGGTATCGAGCAATTGCGTAAAGCCCGCGCGCGACACTTCATGGATCGCGGTATCGCCGACGGCCACCGCATCGAGCGTACGCGGGATATCGAGAAACAGCGTCATCTCGCCAAAGGCATCGCCCGGACCATGGACAAGATAGGTGGAGCGCTCCCCCTCGGCATCGGTTGCACTCATCCGTACCGCGCCTTCCGCAATGACCGAAATCCCGGGCTTGCGATCGCCGCGCTGCTGGATCGTCGCGCCATCGCGATAGCGCATCAAGGTACCCGCCGATGCCAAAGCCGCCTGCATCTCTTCGGGCATGCGCCCCAGAAATTCGCCGAAAAAGGGAGAAAAGGGTGCGTCCATCAATTGCTAACTAGTTTGCAGTTCATGACCGCACTTACTGCTACGTCTTGATCAACAAGACAAGGGAGAGGGTGTCATGCAGACCAGTACGATCATCATATTGGCTATCTATTTCGGCTATGCGCTGATTGAATTGTGGCGCACGGCGCTGTTCAACAAGGCAGAGCAGACCCGCGGTGACGGGATCGTCGAAGCGGTCAGCACCATCGTGCTGCTCTTTGTCACCCAACCCTTCATCCTGTTCAGTTCCGCCTGGCTCGCCGGGCAGATCGCTCCGGGCTATGCCGGAGCGCTGGCGGGCATCCCGATCCTTGCCGCTGTCGCGCTGTTCCTGCTGTTCGACGATATGATGCAATATTGGTGGCACCGCGCTGCGCACACATTTCCGCTGCTCTACAAGCTGCATCGCCCGCATCATGACGCGCGCTATATGAGCATCCGCCTCGTCTATCGGAATAATCTTTTCTACTATCTCACCATGCCTGGGATCTGGTTCTCCGGGGTGCTGATCTATCTCGGCCTCGGCTATGTTTATGCGGGCTATATTGTCGTGAAGCTGCTGGTGATTACCGGGGCACATTCGGACGCTGCCTGGGATCGACCGCTCTACAAGATTGGCTGGCTCTCGCCGGTCATGTGGGTTGTCGAACGCACCATTTCGACACCCGCAACCCACCATGCCCATCACGGCCGCCACAAGGCGGATGGCGTGACCAACTATAAGGGCAATTTCGGCAATCTTCTGTTCTTCTGGGACGTGCTCTTTGGCACCGCGAAAATCACGCGCGCCTATCCAGAAAGCTATGGCGTTGAAAATCTGCCGGCGACGTCGACAGGCGAAATGCTGGCCTGGCCGCTGATCAGCACCGGAAATTCAGCAAAGGGCGAAGAGCCGGCCGCTGTTCCGGCGACCGCTTAAGTCGTCACAATGCCGTGATCGATCAGGCTGCGCGCAGTGTCGATAATCGTCACCTCTTCATCGCGCGTCTGCCAATCGAGCTTTTCCTTGGCATGGCTGACATCGGCATGACGGACCTTGCCGAGCTCTGACTTCACCTGGCGGGCGACCGGGTCCCAGATCGCCACGACTTTCATCAGCCAGTCCGGCAATTTGCGGGTCGGCACCTTTTTGGCTTCATCGCCGAGCTTCTCTTTGAGCAGCATCGCGATGTCATGCAGCTTGTAGAATTTGCCTGCCGCGAAGAAGCGTTCGCCGTCCATATCCGGCGCAGTGAGCGCGCGGACATGAAGGTCGGCCACATCGCGTACATCGACAACGCAGAAGCCAAGATCCGGCGCGCCCGGAAAACTACCATCCATCATCTTCTTCACGGCTTCGAGAGACGTCGAAAAATCAGGACTCAAAATCGGGCCGAGCACCATGCTCGGATTGATCGAGCAATATTCCATCTCGCCGCCCTCGGCAGCCATCCAATCCCGCGCGGCGCGCTCGGATATCGTCTTGGATTTCACATAGGGATAGACGTCCGGGTGATCGAGATTGGTCCAGTCCTTCTCGCTGAACGTATATTCGCCGCGATCCACACCATAGGCGATCGCCGCCATCGAGGACGTCATCACGACGCGTTGAACGCCCGCTTCCTTGGCAAAGCGCAGGGCCCGCAAGGCCCCGTCGCGCGCGGGAATGATCAGATCATCCTCATTTTTGGGCGAGGCATCGGGGAGCGGCGAGGCGAGATGCGCAACATGGGTGCAGCCCTGCATCGCCTCGGCCCAGCCCTCATCGGACATGAGAT from Parasphingopyxis sp. CP4 harbors:
- a CDS encoding Crp/Fnr family transcriptional regulator; its protein translation is MDAPFSPFFGEFLGRMPEEMQAALASAGTLMRYRDGATIQQRGDRKPGISVIAEGAVRMSATDAEGERSTYLVHGPGDAFGEMTLFLDIPRTLDAVAVGDTAIHEVSRAGFTQLLDTQPAIRDHLLVSLARQLSLALERLDDQRRLPANARLAKALVDLAEPDGDHHIVRASQSALAEAIATSRVTTGKVLTELAEAGLVETAYRAVRIADLSALQDWVAARSLLTPLNPRD
- a CDS encoding sterol desaturase family protein, whose protein sequence is MQTSTIIILAIYFGYALIELWRTALFNKAEQTRGDGIVEAVSTIVLLFVTQPFILFSSAWLAGQIAPGYAGALAGIPILAAVALFLLFDDMMQYWWHRAAHTFPLLYKLHRPHHDARYMSIRLVYRNNLFYYLTMPGIWFSGVLIYLGLGYVYAGYIVVKLLVITGAHSDAAWDRPLYKIGWLSPVMWVVERTISTPATHHAHHGRHKADGVTNYKGNFGNLLFFWDVLFGTAKITRAYPESYGVENLPATSTGEMLAWPLISTGNSAKGEEPAAVPATA
- a CDS encoding NAD-dependent epimerase/dehydratase family protein, whose product is MMTGTVLVTGGSGYIAGFTIRQLVAEGWTVRTTIRSLAKEQQVRDILDVDNSKLSVFAADLMSDEGWAEAMQGCTHVAHLASPLPDASPKNEDDLIIPARDGALRALRFAKEAGVQRVVMTSSMAAIAYGVDRGEYTFSEKDWTNLDHPDVYPYVKSKTISERAARDWMAAEGGEMEYCSINPSMVLGPILSPDFSTSLEAVKKMMDGSFPGAPDLGFCVVDVRDVADLHVRALTAPDMDGERFFAAGKFYKLHDIAMLLKEKLGDEAKKVPTRKLPDWLMKVVAIWDPVARQVKSELGKVRHADVSHAKEKLDWQTRDEEVTIIDTARSLIDHGIVTT